The DNA region TCACGAAGCCTAGCACGGATTAGCCCCACCCACCGATGACCCGCAGGCTCGTCGATTGAATCCCTCCCCGCCCCATGCGCAACAAACCGACCACAGCTCCCCGCCGACGCCCGGAAGGCGATGGCTTCAAGCGCTGGCTGACCATCATTCTGGTGGTGCATTTACTGGCACTTGCCGTTGTTTTTGTGCGTCTCAACAGCGGCCAACCGGCGACCGATGACCAACCGGTCACGATCACCAAGCCATTACCTGATCCGGACTCCCAGATCCGTTTCTTCGAGCTGGCAGCCAACGCAACCCAGCGGCTCCCAAGCCTCCCCAATACACGGGAAAACGGCCACAGTAGCGAGATCGTCCTACCTTCGGAGCAACAGGTTGCCGAACTCAAACGCCGCCACGAGGAAGAGGTCGAACGCCGACGCCAGGCCGAACAAGCTCTTGAACGGATCCGTCGTGAACGGGAAACCGCCGAACGAGAACTAGCAGAGCGCAAAGCCCGCGAAGAACGCGAACGAATCGCCGCCCGCAAGCGTGAGGAATTGCGCAAAAAGCAAGAGGCCGAGCGCCAACGCAAACTCGCCGAAGAACGCAAACGGAAGGCCGAACAAGCTCGCATCGCCAAAGCAAAACGCGACGCCGAGCGCAGGAAAGCGGCTGCGGCCGCAGCCAAGGCAAGAGCCGACGCGGAAGCCAAGCGCGTCGCCGCAGCCAATGCGAAAAAGCGCGCTGCCTCCAGTGGCTCCGGAGGCGGCAGAGGATCCGGCAATGGCCACCTGCCCGCTCCGGACATGGGGTGGTATAACAACGAAGTGCTTGGTCCGGCTTTCTACGCGGCTTGGCAACAACCCGCCGGCCCAGAGTTCACGGGCAGTAAGTTCTCCGTCACCGCCAAGATTGTCGTGCGCAAGGACGGACGAGTCATCAGCGCCGAAATCACCCGCCCATCCGGGAACCCAACCGTGGACGCCAGCGTCCGGCGCGCGCTCGACCACGTCAAACAACTCGCGCCGCTACCACGAGGGTACCGCAGCAGCAGTTATACCGAATCACTGACATTCGCCCTCGACTCGTGACCCACAATTTCTGAATGATGTCTGTGGTCCGCGCACGTAGTGGGCCCATCTACCAATTTCTGATATCAACTGCTGTCCCCATTTCAGATCCATGCCGCGCCCCCCTCTTCTCATCCGTAGTTTCCGTGCCGTTACCTTGGTGGTACTGTCGCTGCTAATGGTCGCACTTCCCGATGCCGACGCACAGGTTGTGATCAAGAAGAGCAGCCAGATCAACGTCGATGTCGAACGCTTTGGGGGACCCAATGGAAGTTCAGCGGCAGCAGTGGTTCAGCAGGACTTGAAGGCCACACCGGGGTTCCGGTTGGCGAAAGTTGCGGGATCGACTTGGACGGTGAAGGGCGTGGTGCAAGACAATGCGCTGCAAGGCTCGTTGATCGACCCGACCG from Sulfuriroseicoccus oceanibius includes:
- a CDS encoding TonB family protein, translated to MRNKPTTAPRRRPEGDGFKRWLTIILVVHLLALAVVFVRLNSGQPATDDQPVTITKPLPDPDSQIRFFELAANATQRLPSLPNTRENGHSSEIVLPSEQQVAELKRRHEEEVERRRQAEQALERIRRERETAERELAERKAREERERIAARKREELRKKQEAERQRKLAEERKRKAEQARIAKAKRDAERRKAAAAAAKARADAEAKRVAAANAKKRAASSGSGGGRGSGNGHLPAPDMGWYNNEVLGPAFYAAWQQPAGPEFTGSKFSVTAKIVVRKDGRVISAEITRPSGNPTVDASVRRALDHVKQLAPLPRGYRSSSYTESLTFALDS